From the Pseudomonas sp. VD-NE ins genome, the window AACGCGGTTCGATTACAGTGGATGAGCGGACCAATAACATCATTGCCTATCAGACGCAGGATCGACTCGATGAGCTGCGGCGGATCGTGGCGCAACTGGATATTCCGGTGCGTCAGGTGATGATCGAAGCGCGAATTGTCGAAGCCAACGTCGATTACGACAAAAGCCTCGGCGTGCGCTGGGGCGGCTCGATCCAGAACAAGGGCAACTGGAACGCTTCCGGGGTCAACGGTTCATCGACGACCATCGGCACGCCGGGCAGCACCAGCACCAACTCGCCGTTCGTCGACATGGGCACAGTGGGCAATACCTCAGGGATCGGCATCGCTTTCATCACCGACAACGTGCTGCTCGATCTAGAGCTGACCGCGATGGAGAAGACCGGTAACGGCGAAATCGTCTCGCAGCCGAAGGTGGTCACCTCCGACAAGGAAACCGCAAAAATCCTCAAAGGCACCGAGATTCCGTATCAGGAAGCCAGTTCCAGTGGCGCGACGTCGGTGTCGTTCAAGGAGGCTTCGCTGTCGCTGGAAGTCACCCCGCAGATCACCCCCGACAACCGCATCATCATGGAGGTCAAAGTCACCAAGGACGAACCGGATTACCTGAACAAAGTGCAGGATGTGCCGCCGATCAAGAAAAACGAGGTCAACGCCAAGGTGCTGGTCAACGACGGCGAAACCATCGTGATTGGCGGTGTTTTCTCAAATACTCAAAGCAAGGTCGTAGATAAGGTGCCATTTCTTGGCGATGTGCCGTATCTTGGCCGCCTTTTCCGGCGTGATGTGGTTTCGGAGAAAAAATCCGAGCTGCTGGTATTTCTCACACCACGTATCATGAATAACCAGGCGATTGCTGTGAGTCGTTGATTCTGTGCGAAATTTGATTCTTGTAGGACCGATGGGCGCTGGCAAAAGCACCATCGGCCGGTTGCTGGCCAAAGAGCTGCGCCTGCCGTTCAAAGATTCCGACAAGGAAATTGAACTGCGCACGGGCGCCAATATCCCGTGGATCTTCGACAAGGAAGGCGAACCCGGCTTTCGTGACCGTGAGCAGGCGATGATTGCCGAGCTGTGTGCGTTCGATGGCGTGGTGTTGGCGACCGGCGGTGGCGCAGTCATGCGCGATGCCAATCGCAAGGCCCTGCATGAGGGTGGGCGAGTGGTGTATCTGCACGCCTCCGTCGAACAGCAGGTCGGGCGCACGGCTCGCGACCGCAATCGACCGTTGCTGCGCACTGCCAATCCGGAGAAAACCCTGCGCGACCTGCTGGCGATCCGCGATCCGCTCTATCGGGAAATCGCCGATCTGGTGGTGGAAACCGACGAACGGCCGCCACGCATGGTCGTGCTCGATATTCTCGATCGTCTGGCGCAGTTGCCTCCCCGTTAAAGCATCGCTCGAAATGCGCTATCCTCGGCGTCCTGTCACAGCCCGCCGAGGTTGTGGCGGATGGCGGGCGAGCGGCGTCATACCCGCTATAGGCCGCAGATAACCAATAATTCAGGGCAGGACGCCTGCTTCCATCTTCACTGTGGGGACACATGCAGACACTCAAGGTCGATCTAGGCGAGCGCAGCTACCCGATTCATATTGGCGAAGGTTTGTTGGATCAGTCCGAGTTGCTGGCACCGCATATCCATGGGCGGCAGGTGGCAATCATCTCCAACGAGACCGTTGCGCCGCTCTATCTCGAACGTCTGACTCGCAGCCTGGCGCAGTACTCGGTGATCTCCGTGGTGCTGCCGGACGGCGAAGCCTTCAAGAACTGGGAAACCCTGCAACTGATCTTCGACGGTCTGCTGACCGCCCGTCATGATCGCCGTACCACCGTGATCGCCCTCGGCGGCGGTGTGATCGGCGACATGGCCGGTTTCGCCGCTGCCTGCTACCAGCGCGGCGTCGACTTCATCCAGATTCCCACAACATTGCTGTCCCAGGTCGATTCGTCGGTGGGCGGCAAGACCGGCATCAATCACCCGCTGGGCAAGAACATGGTCGGCGCGTTCTATCAGCCGAACGTGGTGCTGATCGATACCGCGTCGCTGAAAACCCTGCCAGAGCGCGAGCTGTCCGCCGGTCTGGCCGAAGTCATCAAGTACGGGCTGATCTGCGACGAGCCGTTCCTGACCTGGCTCGAAGACAACGTCGACGCCCTGCGCGCACTGGACCAGAAGGCCCTGACTTACGCCATCGAGCGTTCCTGCGCAGCCAAGGCTGCGGTGGTCGGTGCCGATGAGAAGGAAACCGGTGTGCGCGCCACGCTCAACCTTGGCCACACCTTCGGCCACGCCATCGAGACCCACATGGGCTATGGTGTCTGGTTGCACGGGGAAGCGGTCGCGGCTGGCACGGTGATGGCGCTGGAGATGTCCGCGCGTCTGGGCTGGATCAGTGAGCAGGAGCGTGATCGCGGTATTCGTCTGTTCCAGCGCGCCGGCCTGCCGGTGGTGCCGCCGACGGAAATGACCGAAGCCGATTTTCTTCAACACATGGCAATCGACAAAAAAGTGATCGACGGTCGTCTGCGCCTGGTGCTGCTGCGCCGGATGGGCGAAGCGGTAGTGACCGACGATTATCCGAAAGAGGTTCTACAGGCCACGCTGGGAGCGGATTACCGCGCCCTGGCTCAGCTTAAAGGTTAATAAGATTCCGATGACTAGTTTGCATGCCGACGAGGCGTTCCTCGGCCATTTCCAGTTAAGTCACGACCCGTTCGCGCCACGCGTTCCGGGTTTCAAGTTCTTCCCGGCCCAGCGCAAACCGGTGCTGGGTCAATTGCATCATCTGGCGCGCTATAGCCAGTTGCTGCTGGTGGTCACCGGGCCGCAAGGCAGCGGCAAGACGCTGCTGCGTCAGGCGCTGGTCGCCAGCACCAACAAGCAGTCGGTACAGAGCGTGGTGGTTTCCGCCCGTGGTGCCGGTGATGCCGCTGGCGTGCTGCGCCAGGTGGCGCAGGCGCTGAACGTCGCTCAGGCCGAAGTTGGCGCGATTCTGGATCAAGTGGTGCAACTCGCACTGACCGGCCAGGAAGTCTATCTGTTGGTGGACGACGCCGAGCAGCTCGATGAATCCGCCCTTGAAGCGCTGATGGCGCTGGGTGCCGGCGCACCGGAAGGTCGCCCGCACGTGTTCCTGTTCGGTGAGTCGTCGCTGATCGCTCAGCTCGAGGCTTTGCACCTTGAGGAAGAGCGTTTCCACGTCATCGAGTTGCAGCCGTACACCGAAGAAGAGACCCGCGAATATCTCGACCAACGGCTCGAAGGTGCGGGCCGGGGTGTCGAACTTTTCAGCGCAGATCAGATCTCTGATATTCACGAAAGTGCCGAGGGTTGGCCGGGCAACATCAACCAGGTCGCTCGCGATGCTCTGATCGAAGTCATGATTGCCAGCCGCTCTGCGGTCAAGCGTCCAAGTATGGGGTTCAACATGCCGAAGAAACACGTATTGGCCATTTCTGCCGTCGTTGTGGTCGCGGTCGCCGCCGCCTGGCTGATGCCGGGTCGCAACAAGGCGCCGACCACCGGTGCACCGGCCAATGAGCAGGCACAGTTGCCATTGGGCCAGGGCGCAGCCAATGGCGGCGCGCCGAACGTCGAGTTCGCCGGTAATACACAGCCGATGCCGCTGCCGCTGGTCGGCAACTCGCAACCGGTGATGCGCGGCCCGCTGGCCGAAGCGGCCGGTGGCATTACCGAAGGCGACGATGGCGTGCCGCTGGAAGGTTCCAGCGCTACTCCGCCAACCGTGACCACTTCCGCGCCACCTGCGGGCGTTCCGGCCGGTCCTGCGCCGACTCCGGTTCCGTTGCCAGCCGCCAAGCCGACGCCGGCGCCGACGCAAGTTGCCACCGCCAAGCCTGCTCCGGCAGCGCCAGCGGCGAAACCGGCTCCAGCGCCGGCCAAGCCAGTGGCTGCCGCCAAACCGGCCGAGAAGCCGGCGACCGTCGCCAAGGCTGCCGGTGGCAGCTGGTACGCCGGCCAGCCGACCGGCAACTACGTGGTGCAGATCCTCGGCACCAGCTCCGAAGCCACTGCGCAAAACTTCGTCAAAGAGCAGGGCGGCGAGTACCGTTATTTCAAGAAAGTCCTCAACGGCAAACCGCTTTACGTGATCACCTACGGCAACTTTGCCAATCGTGATGCGGCCGTTTCTGCCATCAAGGCCTTGCCAGCGAAGGTTCAGGCTGGTAAACCTTGGCCTCGCACTGTCGCCAGCGTCCAACAGGAACTGGCAACAACTCGCTGAAGATTCGGCGGCCTTACCCAGGCCGCCTCTCCAAGCACCTCAAAATTTCTACGAGTGCGCGCTTCCTTCCAGGTCGCGTGCCTTGTGGTGTCTGCGTCACAGTAGTCTTTGAGTCGTTGCGGTCAAAATTAAAAAAGTTTTGACTAGCACAGCAGATCGCTTTAAACCTTTCACAAATGCGACATGAATTTGCGACATTTCGTCGTCAAATTTGTGAGCCTCTGTGTCGCTGTGTACAATGACCACCCTTTTGCCCCCGCCAAGCCGGCGTACGTTCGGCGCAGGACGCAAGTGGTTGAATTGAAAAGAAATTTGCCTCGAAAAGAGGCAGCCTGGTGAGAAAGTGTCTATGAAAGCAGGTCTGTACCAACCAGATGAATTCAAGGATAACTGCGGTTTCG encodes:
- the aroK gene encoding shikimate kinase AroK produces the protein MRNLILVGPMGAGKSTIGRLLAKELRLPFKDSDKEIELRTGANIPWIFDKEGEPGFRDREQAMIAELCAFDGVVLATGGGAVMRDANRKALHEGGRVVYLHASVEQQVGRTARDRNRPLLRTANPEKTLRDLLAIRDPLYREIADLVVETDERPPRMVVLDILDRLAQLPPR
- the aroB gene encoding 3-dehydroquinate synthase, which encodes MQTLKVDLGERSYPIHIGEGLLDQSELLAPHIHGRQVAIISNETVAPLYLERLTRSLAQYSVISVVLPDGEAFKNWETLQLIFDGLLTARHDRRTTVIALGGGVIGDMAGFAAACYQRGVDFIQIPTTLLSQVDSSVGGKTGINHPLGKNMVGAFYQPNVVLIDTASLKTLPERELSAGLAEVIKYGLICDEPFLTWLEDNVDALRALDQKALTYAIERSCAAKAAVVGADEKETGVRATLNLGHTFGHAIETHMGYGVWLHGEAVAAGTVMALEMSARLGWISEQERDRGIRLFQRAGLPVVPPTEMTEADFLQHMAIDKKVIDGRLRLVLLRRMGEAVVTDDYPKEVLQATLGADYRALAQLKG
- a CDS encoding AAA family ATPase, coding for MTSLHADEAFLGHFQLSHDPFAPRVPGFKFFPAQRKPVLGQLHHLARYSQLLLVVTGPQGSGKTLLRQALVASTNKQSVQSVVVSARGAGDAAGVLRQVAQALNVAQAEVGAILDQVVQLALTGQEVYLLVDDAEQLDESALEALMALGAGAPEGRPHVFLFGESSLIAQLEALHLEEERFHVIELQPYTEEETREYLDQRLEGAGRGVELFSADQISDIHESAEGWPGNINQVARDALIEVMIASRSAVKRPSMGFNMPKKHVLAISAVVVVAVAAAWLMPGRNKAPTTGAPANEQAQLPLGQGAANGGAPNVEFAGNTQPMPLPLVGNSQPVMRGPLAEAAGGITEGDDGVPLEGSSATPPTVTTSAPPAGVPAGPAPTPVPLPAAKPTPAPTQVATAKPAPAAPAAKPAPAPAKPVAAAKPAEKPATVAKAAGGSWYAGQPTGNYVVQILGTSSEATAQNFVKEQGGEYRYFKKVLNGKPLYVITYGNFANRDAAVSAIKALPAKVQAGKPWPRTVASVQQELATTR